From a region of the Novipirellula artificiosorum genome:
- a CDS encoding 50S ribosomal protein L25 encodes MADVLQVEKREQLGSRATRRLRQSGRVPAVLYGHGQETESLSVSLDQVKALLRHRARTVSLTGAVKETAMLCDMQWDPLGIDVLHMDLMRVNLSEKVEVTVMIQVHGEPVGVREGGVLIENRHDVDIRCSAGGIPENLRIDVTELAIGDTLTAADLVLPEGVELMTPADSPVVHVEEVRSEEPETEIGDVAVEPDVISKGGPKEGEEED; translated from the coding sequence ATGGCAGACGTATTGCAAGTCGAGAAGCGAGAGCAATTGGGCTCGCGAGCCACTCGGCGTTTGCGTCAGAGCGGACGCGTTCCCGCTGTTTTGTACGGACATGGTCAAGAAACGGAATCGTTGTCGGTTTCTCTTGACCAGGTGAAGGCCCTGCTGCGCCATCGTGCTCGTACCGTTTCCCTAACTGGGGCGGTCAAAGAGACGGCGATGCTGTGCGATATGCAATGGGATCCCTTGGGGATTGATGTTTTGCATATGGACCTGATGCGAGTCAATTTGTCGGAAAAGGTCGAAGTGACCGTGATGATTCAGGTCCATGGCGAGCCCGTTGGGGTCCGCGAAGGGGGTGTGTTGATCGAGAATCGCCACGATGTGGATATTCGTTGCTCGGCAGGTGGGATTCCTGAGAACCTCAGGATTGACGTCACCGAGTTGGCGATCGGAGACACCTTGACGGCAGCCGATTTGGTGTTGCCCGAGGGTGTCGAGTTGATGACTCCGGCGGATTCGCCTGTCGTGCATGTTGAAGAGGTTCGCAGCGAAGAGCCCGAAACAGAAATCGGTGATGTCGCAGTGGAGCCCGACGTGATTAGCAAGGGTGGTCCGAAGGAAGGCGAAGAAGAAGACTGA
- a CDS encoding response regulator: protein MHRILIADDNVANRELLEAYLAKVDCDFETSVDGQDTLDKVASFQPDLVLLDVMMPKLSGFEVCEKIKKDPATRRVMVLMVTALNELGDIERAVAAGTDDFLSKPVNKIELLKRVENMLKLKGTEDELERLRRYIQEMEDGNDDKSDRNAV from the coding sequence ATGCACCGCATTCTGATTGCTGATGACAATGTCGCCAACCGCGAGTTGCTCGAAGCGTATTTGGCAAAGGTCGATTGTGACTTTGAAACTTCGGTTGATGGCCAAGACACGTTGGACAAGGTCGCTTCCTTCCAACCCGACTTGGTGTTGCTCGATGTGATGATGCCGAAATTGAGTGGTTTCGAGGTTTGCGAGAAGATCAAAAAGGATCCGGCAACCCGTCGGGTCATGGTCTTGATGGTCACTGCGCTCAATGAGCTTGGTGATATCGAGCGCGCCGTCGCCGCGGGGACCGATGACTTTTTAAGCAAGCCGGTCAACAAGATCGAATTGCTGAAGCGTGTCGAAAACATGCTGAAGCTGAAGGGGACCGAAGACGAACTGGAGCGGCTGCGTCGCTACATTCAAGAAATGGAAGACGGCAACGACGATAAGTCGGACCGCAACGCGGTGTAG
- the pth gene encoding aminoacyl-tRNA hydrolase, whose protein sequence is MKLIVGLGNPGRKYEQTRHNVGFMAAAKFAALISASPSKERFEGEWAEGNHGGEKFAMLCPWTYMNASGQSVRKAVDFFKLAPEEIVVICDDLNLPCGRLRLRPSGSAGGQKGLADIVRHLGTESFPRLRIGIDRPPEGWQAVDYVLGKFNKDEKETIEAATTRAAYAAIEWGILGVTPAMTKFNAPAE, encoded by the coding sequence ATGAAGTTGATCGTTGGCTTGGGGAATCCCGGTCGCAAGTACGAACAAACGCGACACAACGTTGGCTTCATGGCGGCTGCGAAATTTGCAGCTTTGATCTCGGCAAGTCCCTCGAAAGAACGTTTTGAGGGGGAGTGGGCCGAAGGGAACCATGGCGGTGAGAAGTTCGCCATGCTCTGCCCTTGGACCTACATGAACGCGAGTGGTCAAAGTGTGCGAAAGGCAGTGGATTTTTTTAAGCTGGCACCAGAAGAAATCGTTGTCATTTGCGACGATTTGAACCTTCCTTGTGGGCGACTGCGGTTGCGGCCGTCAGGGTCCGCAGGAGGCCAGAAGGGGTTGGCGGATATTGTCCGGCATCTCGGTACCGAGTCGTTTCCGCGACTGCGAATCGGGATTGATCGACCGCCCGAAGGTTGGCAAGCGGTTGATTACGTGTTGGGCAAGTTCAACAAGGATGAAAAGGAAACGATCGAAGCGGCGACCACGCGAGCGGCTTATGCGGCAATCGAATGGGGGATTCTCGGTGTGACACCGGCGATGACCAAATTCAATGCTCCGGCTGAGTGA
- a CDS encoding methyltransferase domain-containing protein — protein sequence MSASIETYRAIIAELASSLGAGASPTPAEVKRLRKQFGQDRVNELLSVASLQKKACQKFGDGVWWVTEKSLQQATAWQVAKIKSAWIGQQRVYDLCCGIGGDAMQLASRADVVAIDLDPVMATFAEANLQEMASRGPLGKAEVRCGDATEVPLPSGVGVHIDPDRRSGGKRTTRPEDYQPGLDQVLQVARPAVSAIIKLAPAAEVPVAMSDATHRCWISLSGRVREQVVLVGEAVERSGQVEGTRSAVSVRADGSFRTFSLSAHQRQQGANDRSHEASGPGAVLVDPDASVRAAGLTDAFAKVHALSLLGGPAGFLTCEASEVGRLSEDVMAVVGRVIWAGGCDHRKLRRELRNRDYYPEVIKVRGTGHDPAKWSQQLRSCGTIPITLWIGRAAGRVFAAICE from the coding sequence ATGTCCGCATCGATCGAAACCTATCGAGCCATCATTGCTGAGCTGGCGTCGTCGTTGGGGGCGGGGGCCTCGCCGACGCCGGCCGAGGTGAAACGGTTGCGCAAGCAATTTGGGCAAGACCGAGTGAACGAATTGTTGAGCGTCGCGTCGCTACAGAAAAAGGCTTGCCAGAAATTTGGCGATGGCGTTTGGTGGGTCACGGAGAAGTCGCTGCAACAAGCCACTGCGTGGCAAGTGGCGAAGATCAAATCTGCTTGGATCGGCCAGCAAAGGGTTTACGACCTGTGTTGCGGCATCGGAGGGGATGCCATGCAATTGGCCAGCCGTGCTGACGTGGTCGCGATCGACTTGGATCCCGTGATGGCGACGTTTGCCGAAGCGAACTTGCAGGAGATGGCCTCTCGCGGGCCCCTCGGGAAAGCGGAAGTCCGATGTGGTGATGCCACCGAGGTACCGTTGCCTTCTGGCGTCGGAGTGCACATCGATCCGGATCGACGCAGCGGTGGGAAAAGAACCACGCGACCGGAAGACTATCAGCCTGGATTGGATCAGGTCCTTCAAGTGGCCCGTCCAGCGGTATCGGCGATCATCAAATTGGCTCCCGCGGCAGAGGTCCCGGTGGCCATGTCGGATGCAACGCACCGGTGTTGGATCTCGTTGTCGGGACGTGTGCGAGAGCAGGTGGTCTTGGTCGGCGAGGCGGTGGAGAGGTCGGGGCAGGTCGAGGGAACACGCTCGGCCGTCTCGGTTCGAGCGGACGGTAGCTTTCGAACGTTTTCGCTATCGGCCCATCAGCGTCAGCAGGGTGCGAACGATCGAAGCCACGAAGCCAGCGGGCCGGGAGCGGTTTTGGTGGATCCCGATGCATCGGTCCGGGCAGCCGGTTTGACCGACGCGTTCGCGAAGGTCCATGCCTTGTCGCTGCTCGGCGGCCCCGCAGGCTTCTTGACCTGTGAAGCATCGGAGGTAGGGAGGTTGAGCGAAGATGTGATGGCGGTTGTGGGCCGGGTGATTTGGGCAGGAGGCTGCGATCATCGGAAGCTGCGGCGGGAATTGCGGAATCGGGATTATTATCCCGAAGTGATCAAGGTTCGAGGGACGGGGCATGACCCAGCCAAGTGGTCCCAGCAGCTTCGCTCGTGCGGGACGATTCCGATTACGCTGTGGATCGGCAGGGCTGCGGGGCGGGTGTTCGCCGCGATCTGTGAGTGA
- a CDS encoding DUF6690 family protein — MDPSPQYHGRVMSLLTPLRNAAIVVVLVGGPYAASETEFGRDAITKIKQSFASSDGSDGLTLASTSSGTLHSHYELEQLRRADPDRYRYDGATARRLGALPSNEEEEPQLVGSTVQDIREVLRFDISPDWVLQRFSRVSTVLADLHMEGLRVPIVTGTRADDLAGTLTYYFDPNGKVQRVSIHGFTGDPNRIAGIMIGYYGLKREPSLEAGVFTRRWNGTPVQFMRLTHAPVVYSDAVHQKFTVFVELNEPSLAYGISPEAQRIVQSDRHSGRW, encoded by the coding sequence ATGGACCCCTCCCCCCAATACCACGGTCGTGTCATGTCTCTGCTAACTCCGCTTCGAAACGCAGCGATTGTTGTCGTCCTTGTGGGCGGACCGTACGCTGCTTCGGAAACCGAGTTTGGCCGTGATGCGATCACGAAAATCAAGCAATCGTTTGCATCGAGTGACGGATCCGATGGGCTAACATTAGCCAGCACTTCGTCTGGTACCCTGCATTCGCATTACGAGCTCGAACAACTGCGCCGTGCCGATCCGGATCGCTACCGCTACGACGGCGCAACCGCGCGACGACTCGGGGCACTTCCCTCGAACGAGGAAGAGGAACCCCAACTTGTCGGCAGCACCGTGCAAGACATCCGCGAAGTGCTCCGTTTTGACATCTCTCCGGACTGGGTCTTGCAGCGATTCTCGCGAGTCAGCACCGTGCTTGCCGATCTACACATGGAAGGCCTGAGAGTCCCAATTGTGACGGGCACTCGAGCGGACGATTTGGCGGGTACCCTAACGTACTACTTTGACCCCAACGGCAAAGTCCAGCGAGTCTCGATTCATGGATTCACCGGTGACCCGAATCGAATCGCCGGCATCATGATCGGCTATTACGGACTCAAACGCGAACCCTCGCTTGAAGCCGGCGTCTTCACCCGTCGTTGGAACGGAACGCCGGTGCAATTCATGCGATTAACGCACGCACCGGTTGTCTACAGCGATGCGGTCCATCAAAAATTCACCGTTTTTGTCGAGCTGAACGAACCCAGTTTGGCATACGGCATCAGCCCAGAGGCTCAGCGCATCGTCCAATCCGACCGCCACAGTGGACGCTGGTAA